The Vitis vinifera cultivar Pinot Noir 40024 chromosome 12, ASM3070453v1 genome has a segment encoding these proteins:
- the LOC100249947 gene encoding uncharacterized protein LOC100249947, giving the protein MASMFMAPTFSLLSVNRSSSGCRKPDCTPRQYHAITMRIEKPLEELYNVRVERQVSPKRLEELGVSRWSIWKTGKSRLPWDWHVDQLVYIEEGEVRVVPDGSKKYMQFVAGDLVRYPKWFEADLFFNGPYQERYRFRAYGDD; this is encoded by the coding sequence ATGGCAAGCATGTTCATGGCACCTACCTTCAGTCTTCTTTCCGTCAATAGAAGCAGCAGTGGATGCAGAAAGCCAGACTGCACTCCTAGGCAGTATCATGCTATAACAATGAGGATAGAGAAACCTCTGGAGGAGTTATACAATGTGAGGGTGGAAAGGCAAGTGTCACCAAAGCGACTGGAAGAGCTGGGGGTTTCACGATGGTCGATATGGAAGACTGGCAAATCTAGGTTGCCTTGGGATTGGCATGTGGACCAGTTGGTTTACATTGAGGAAGGGGAGGTGAGGGTTGTGCCTGACGGAAGCAAAAAATACATGCAATTTGTGGCAGGAGACCTTGTTCGCTATCCCAAGTGGTTTGAGGCTGACCTCTTCTTCAATGGTCCCTACCAGGAGCGCTACCGCTTCCGAGCATATGGGGATGACTAG
- the LOC100258598 gene encoding serine/threonine protein phosphatase 2A 59 kDa regulatory subunit B' gamma isoform, protein MIKQLLGKLPRKPSSKSSHNDSNHDGAVAPVNSSQGPNSNSMGPGHKANSGSAKSSNSSASASRSNNGTLAPHSSNSGKTNHGKKSAAVATVGPVLASAAYEALPSFRDVPNPEKPNLFIRKLNLCCVVFDFNDPSKNPKEKDIKRQTLLELVDYISSVSSKFNETAMQEITKMVALNLFRTFSSSNHDNKTPEMYDPEEEEPTMEPAWPHLQIVYEFLLRFVASSETDAKLAKRYVDHSFVLRLLDLFDSEDQREREYLKTILHRIYGKFMVHRPFIRKAINNIFYRFIFETEKHNGIAELLEILGSIINGFALPLKEEHKLFLVRALIPLHKPKCVSMYHQQLSYCITQFVEKDFKLADTVIRGLLKYWPITNSSKEVMFLGELEEVLEATQPAEFQRCMVPLFRQIGRCLNSSHFQVAERALFLWNNDHIRNLITQNCMVILPIIFPALERNARSHWNQAVQSLTLNVRKIFSDQDQVLLDECLVKFQEDEAKEREIQEKRESTWKRLEDLAASKAVSNEAVLVSKFVSSVAISTSTNPRTTAGA, encoded by the exons ATGATTAAACAGTTACTGGGTAAGCTACCTCGGAAACCATCCTCGAAATCATCGCACAATGACTCTAATCATGACGGTGCGGTCGCCCCTGTGAATTCATCTCAGGGACCCAATTCGAATTCAATGGGTCCTGGTCATAAAGCTAATTCGGGTTCTGCGAAATCTTCGAATTCGAGTGCCAGTGCTTCTCGGTCGAACAATGGGACACTGGCGCCGCATTCCTCAAATTCCGGTAAGACGAATCACGGGAAGAAATCAGCCGCCGTCGCTACTGTCGGACCGGTGTTAGCTTCTGCAGCATATGAGGCCTTGCCGAGTTTTCGGGACGTTCCCAACCCGGAGAAGCCCAATCTTTTCATTAGGAAGTTGAATTTGTGTTGCGTTGTGTTTGATTTCAATGATCCATCGAAGAATCCTAAAGAGAAAGATATAAAGCGGCAAACTTTGCTTGAGCTTGTTGATTATATTTCATCAGTGAGTTCGAAATTCAATGAAACGGCAATGCAGGAGATTACAAAGATGGTGGCATTGAATTTGTTTAGAACGTTCTCGTCCTCCAATCATGATAATAAGACCCCAGAAATGTATGACCCAGAAGAGGAGGAACCTACTATGGAGCCTGCGTGGCCCCATCTTCAAATTGTGTATGAATTTCTACTTAGATTTGTAGCTTCATCAGAGACTGATGCGAAGCTTGCCAAAAGATATGTTGATCATTCGTTTGTATTGAGACTGCTTGACCTATTTGACTCCGAGGACCAGAGGGAGAGAGAGTATCTAAAAACAATACTTCACAGAATTTACGGCAAGTTCATGGTGCATCGACCCTTCATAAGGAAAGCTATCAACAACATATTCTACAGGTTCATCTTTGAGACTGAGAAGCACAATGGGATTGCAGAATTGCTTGAGATATTGGGCAGTATAATTAATGGGTTTGCATTGCCTTTGAAGGAAGAGCACAAGCTGTTCCTTGTTCGTGCATTGATTCCCCTCCACAAACCCAAGTGTGTGTCAATGTATCATCAGCAACTTTCGTATTGCATCACTCAGTTTGTGGAGAAAGACTTTAAGCTGGCTGATACAGTGATTCGAGGCCTTTTGAAGTATTGGCCCATAACTAATAGTTCAAAGGAGGTTATGTTTCTTGGTGAATTGGAAGAAGTTCTAGAAGCCACTCAGCCAGCAGAGTTTCAGCGCTGCATGGTCCCTCTTTTCCGGCAGATTGGTCGGTGCCTCAATAGCTCACATTTTCAG GTAGCTGAACGTGCATTGTTCCTGTGGAACAATGACCATATAAGGAATTTGATCACACAGAACTGTATGGTGATACTGCCTATAATCTTCCCAGCTTTGGAGAGGAACGCAAGGAGTCACTGGAACCAAGCTGTGCAAAGCCTGACACTGAATGTGAGAAAGATATTCTCAGATCAAGACCAGGTGCTACTTGATGAATGCTTGGTCAAATTTCAAGAGGATGAAGCCAAGGAAAGGGAGATACAGGAGAAGCGGGAATCAACCTGGAAGCGTTTGGAAGATTTGGCAGCCTCCAAGGCTGTAAGCAACGAGGCTGTGCTTGTTTCGAAGTTTGTTTCTTCTGTTGCCATTTCTACCAGCACAAATCCTCGAACTACTGCAGGTGCTTGA